A stretch of DNA from Rhizoctonia solani chromosome 9, complete sequence:
tgggtgttaccaggttggttgtcctccttatattctacaagcaagctatttacaaatacattatatcaaatacctaatccaataagaaccccactctgcagttggccttactcatgcatacatgtcactgacatgtcatgatgacatcataggtggaggtggctacatatgctgattaagcgcaggtggggacgtggcttggtgcttagcatatgatataagcgccaaagtcatgtgattgaaaatgttgtccaattgtctttgtttaaattcaagaaaatgggaataaattcccttggtatatgtgtgtctacaacaagcGTGGTCTGATTGTTGTGACAAGGCATTGGGCTTCCTggactgctttcctgggcagtagacaatttggaagttatagccAGCTAGTaggaggtgccattgtgcatggtgGCGGTTGAAGATTTGTGATTCCTTTCAATactccaggtttctatgGTCTGTGAATACCATGATTGGATATAaggttccttccaggaatatgTGCCAGTGTTCAAATGATTGGATGATGGTCAAGAGTTCTttatcatgggtgttgtaattttTGTTTGGCACCCTTAAATGATTCTGACAAAAACCCCAGGGGGTGGAGACAGCCATCCTCCTGTTGTTGGCTAAGTATTGAGCCAAGGGCTGCACCTGACACATTGGTTTCCAGGAAATATTGTTTGGAGGGATTGGCATGACAAAGTACTGGGGCAtggtgatggcatccttTAAACCTTGAAAAGCCTCCTgttccctttcttccattcCATGGCATGTCCTTCTTAGGTTATGCAGGGGCTGGGCTATATGACTGAAGTTTGTGACAAACCCATGTAAGAAATTtgcaaacccaaggaaggactgtacttccttgaccttggtggGACCAGCCATTCctggactgcctggattttaagtttatccagactaaaacccttatccaagacaattatcccaggtattctaccAATGTGACAGGAAGTacatgtcataacctccttacttataccattggaattgcacaatttttctatattttagtattttttacggactcaaatctttgttttttgatcacgtgatctcggcgcttatgccgagatgccgcgccgagatgccgtgccaagggcgcttaggagaaatccacgcttctgcgcagcccgcagcaggcttctcatttgtcttctatacttctttctcccacgcgcacagaccatgtaatagtgtgctttgtctatataaacagcagtgaaattgcttggagacaccaagttgattttaccttgtctcttactcattagagaaggtagtcagccagctaagtagccggccctaagtagttctcagacgctcaccacccccttcacctatcacacctcccaggcctcaggccccatt
This window harbors:
- a CDS encoding Retrotransposable element Tf2 protein — encoded protein: MAGPTKVKEVQSFLGFANFLHGFVTNFSHIAQPLHNLRRTCHGMEEREQEAFQGLKDAITMPQYFVMPIPPNNISWKPMCQVQPLAQYLANNRRMAVSTPWGFCQNHLRVPNKNYNTHDKELLTIIQSFEHWHIFLEGTLYPIMVFTDHRNLEY